A region from the Acuticoccus sediminis genome encodes:
- the ligD gene encoding DNA ligase D → MAGSLQRYREKRDFAITPEPPPGDAAPASGVLTFVVQKHDARRLHYDFRLEFDGVLKSWAVTKGPSRDPGQKRLAVETEDHPLAYGGFEGAIPEGEYGGGTVMLWDRGTWAMADGKDAEEGLKAGSLTFDLFGERLKGRWHLQRMHAEKGRPPQWLLIKVRDEEADEDGEVTEAYDRSVASGRTMSAIAESGSVWHSDRPADDQPEADLPSGKGKAPVRRKAPRSSAKGGTGAASSGGVPAFVAPALCATRAAPPKGDWLAEVKYDGYRGILRAADGAVSILTRSQQDWTHRFPTIAEAAQPLAGRGVMLDGEIVVFDEAGRTSFGQLQKAFRAAGTIHAAYVAFDLLFLDGEDWRDRPIEERKARLKSLLAGRDGPILYGDHVGPGKQAALYEEAEAQGLEGIIAKRAGSRYRSGRHDAWVKVRAVRTAPFVVGGYTEGGSAGLGALLLGAYRDGKLVPVGRVGTGFRQDEARALLAALKERERKTSPFARKLEGKGNLFVRPDLVAEVGYLAMTDDGQLRHPTFEGLIDMDPAEVGLPSDHPDTEVDRSEAGGGAGPVRAKAVAAKAGAAKARSAPAARKAGRATGEGDVETYGVTLSHPEKVLFPEQAITKAALAAHYAAYMDRMLPHVIDRPLTLVRCPQGRAKKCFFQRHPEGMPDRMRRPIGEDDGDAIVVTAPGDIMELVQLGVLEIHLRGARADRPDRPDRLVFDLDPGEGVDFEAVKDAAVTVREALAELDLLSFVKTTGGKGLHVVLPIERRTPWDEAKAWTRALAEKLAAAEPDRFLTKMAKAQRKGRIFIDYLRNDTKSSAVAPYSTRSREGAPFALPVSWDDLARLKTSQPVHVGEIAGGDPWAGIDETRQSLTSARKSALGI, encoded by the coding sequence GTGGCCGGGAGCCTGCAGCGCTACCGCGAGAAGCGCGACTTCGCCATCACGCCGGAGCCGCCGCCCGGCGACGCCGCGCCCGCGTCCGGCGTGCTGACCTTCGTGGTGCAGAAGCACGACGCGCGGCGCCTCCACTACGACTTCCGCCTCGAGTTCGACGGTGTCCTGAAATCCTGGGCCGTCACGAAGGGGCCGAGCCGCGATCCGGGACAGAAGCGCCTCGCGGTGGAGACGGAGGACCATCCGCTCGCCTACGGCGGCTTCGAGGGGGCGATCCCCGAGGGCGAATATGGCGGCGGCACCGTCATGCTGTGGGACCGCGGCACCTGGGCGATGGCCGACGGCAAGGACGCCGAGGAGGGACTGAAGGCCGGGTCCCTGACGTTCGACCTCTTCGGCGAACGCCTGAAGGGCCGCTGGCATCTCCAGCGGATGCACGCCGAGAAGGGGCGCCCGCCGCAATGGCTCCTCATCAAGGTCCGCGACGAGGAGGCGGACGAGGATGGCGAGGTCACCGAGGCGTACGACAGGAGCGTCGCCTCCGGCCGCACCATGTCGGCGATCGCGGAGTCCGGCAGCGTGTGGCACTCCGACCGCCCGGCGGACGACCAGCCCGAGGCCGACCTCCCGTCCGGCAAGGGCAAGGCACCGGTCCGTCGCAAGGCGCCGCGGTCGTCCGCGAAAGGCGGGACGGGCGCCGCGTCGTCCGGCGGGGTGCCGGCGTTCGTCGCCCCCGCGCTCTGCGCCACCCGCGCCGCGCCGCCGAAGGGGGACTGGCTCGCCGAGGTGAAGTACGACGGCTATCGGGGCATCCTGCGCGCGGCGGACGGGGCCGTGAGCATCCTCACCCGCAGCCAGCAGGACTGGACGCACCGTTTTCCCACCATCGCCGAGGCCGCGCAGCCGCTCGCCGGGCGCGGCGTCATGCTCGACGGCGAGATCGTCGTCTTCGACGAGGCCGGGCGGACCAGCTTCGGCCAGCTCCAGAAGGCGTTTCGCGCCGCCGGTACGATCCACGCGGCGTACGTCGCCTTCGACCTCCTGTTCCTCGACGGCGAGGACTGGCGCGACCGGCCGATCGAGGAGCGCAAGGCCAGGCTGAAGTCGCTGCTCGCCGGGCGCGACGGGCCGATCCTCTATGGCGACCACGTCGGTCCGGGCAAGCAGGCGGCGCTCTACGAGGAGGCGGAGGCGCAGGGCCTCGAAGGCATCATCGCCAAGCGCGCTGGCAGCCGCTACCGCTCCGGCCGGCACGACGCTTGGGTGAAGGTCCGCGCGGTCCGGACGGCGCCGTTCGTCGTCGGCGGCTACACGGAGGGCGGTTCGGCCGGCCTCGGCGCGCTGCTCCTCGGGGCGTACCGGGACGGCAAGCTGGTCCCGGTGGGGCGCGTCGGCACGGGTTTCCGGCAGGACGAGGCGCGCGCGCTCTTGGCCGCGCTGAAGGAGCGGGAGCGCAAGACGTCGCCCTTTGCGCGCAAGCTCGAAGGCAAGGGGAACCTTTTCGTGCGGCCGGACCTCGTCGCCGAGGTCGGCTATCTCGCGATGACCGACGACGGGCAATTGCGCCACCCGACGTTCGAGGGCCTCATCGACATGGATCCGGCCGAAGTGGGGCTGCCGTCGGACCACCCGGATACCGAGGTGGACCGGTCCGAGGCCGGCGGAGGGGCGGGGCCGGTCAGGGCGAAGGCGGTTGCGGCAAAGGCCGGGGCGGCGAAGGCGAGATCCGCGCCGGCCGCCCGGAAGGCGGGGCGGGCAACCGGGGAGGGGGACGTGGAGACCTACGGCGTCACGCTCAGCCATCCGGAGAAGGTGCTCTTCCCCGAGCAGGCCATCACCAAGGCCGCGCTCGCGGCGCACTACGCGGCCTACATGGACCGGATGCTGCCCCACGTGATCGACCGCCCGCTGACGCTTGTGCGCTGTCCGCAGGGCCGCGCGAAGAAGTGCTTCTTCCAGCGCCATCCGGAGGGCATGCCGGACCGCATGCGCCGCCCCATCGGCGAGGACGACGGCGACGCCATCGTCGTCACCGCGCCCGGGGACATCATGGAGCTCGTCCAGCTCGGCGTCCTGGAGATCCACCTGCGCGGCGCCAGGGCCGACCGGCCCGACCGGCCGGACCGGCTCGTCTTCGACCTCGATCCCGGCGAGGGCGTCGACTTCGAGGCGGTGAAGGACGCCGCCGTCACCGTGCGCGAGGCGCTGGCGGAGCTGGACCTCCTCTCGTTCGTGAAGACGACGGGCGGCAAGGGGCTCCACGTCGTCCTCCCCATCGAGCGGCGCACGCCATGGGACGAGGCGAAGGCGTGGACGCGGGCGCTGGCCGAAAAGCTCGCCGCGGCCGAGCCCGACCGGTTCCTCACCAAGATGGCGAAGGCGCAGCGCAAGGGGCGGATCTTCATCGACTACCTTCGCAACGACACCAAGTCGTCCGCCGTCGCGCCGTACTCGACCCGCTCCCGCGAGGGGGCGCCGTTCGCGCTGCCGGTGAGCTGGGACGATCTCGCCCGGCTCAAAACGTCGCAGCCGGTCCATGTGGGCGAAATCGCGGGGGGCGATCCGTGGGCCGGGATCGACGAAACGCGCCAGAGTCTCACCAGTGCACGGAAAAGCGCCCTCGGAATTTAA